One window of the Candidatus Jettenia sp. genome contains the following:
- a CDS encoding HAD family hydrolase, translating to MAQAIFLDKDGTIIEDVPYNIDPRHIRFVPGARDALQLLDVAGYRLVIITNQSGIARGYFSEEDLRNVEIHIRHCMAEFGVSLAGFYYCPHLPVLDGIPDYATVCSCRKPAPGLLFLAANELNIDLKQSWFIGDILNDVEAGRRAGCKTILIDNGNETEWVLSPNRMPHYIMGNLLEAAHLITLIDRRIMMNR from the coding sequence ATGGCACAAGCTATTTTCCTGGATAAAGATGGTACTATTATAGAGGATGTGCCGTATAATATTGACCCTCGTCACATACGGTTTGTGCCAGGTGCCAGGGATGCCCTACAACTTCTTGATGTTGCCGGGTATAGATTAGTGATAATTACGAACCAATCGGGGATAGCCCGTGGCTATTTTTCAGAAGAAGATTTGCGCAACGTAGAAATACATATTCGTCATTGTATGGCTGAGTTTGGCGTGTCGCTTGCGGGATTTTATTATTGTCCTCATCTTCCCGTTCTCGATGGGATACCTGATTATGCTACGGTATGTTCATGCCGGAAACCTGCACCAGGGCTACTATTCCTGGCAGCCAATGAGCTTAACATAGATCTTAAGCAATCCTGGTTTATTGGCGATATCCTGAACGATGTTGAAGCAGGGCGCCGTGCAGGATGTAAGACCATTCTTATAGATAACGGCAATGAGACAGAATGGGTCCTTTCTCCCAATCGAATGCCGCATTATATTATGGGAAATCTTTTAGAGGCTGCACATTTGATAACACTCATTGATAGAAGAATTATGATGAATAGATAA
- a CDS encoding SDR family oxidoreductase yields MNELKGNVALVTGGGRGLGEAICRMLGESGATVVLTDIREELVKKVADDLRIKGIESMALPLDVGDEQQAEDAVNQVVARYGHLDILINNAGIDVTLPVDEISIADWDRIIQVNLRGPFLMSKYALSVMKQRGRGHIVNIVSTAAKRTWANASAYHASKWGLLGFSHALHVEARRQNIKVIAVISGGMRTPFLLERFPDIDLNTLQEPKNVAETVKFVLMLPDETVIPEVMVLPMRETSWP; encoded by the coding sequence ATGAATGAATTAAAGGGAAATGTGGCTTTAGTTACCGGAGGAGGGCGGGGGCTTGGCGAGGCCATATGCCGCATGTTGGGAGAATCAGGTGCTACCGTAGTTCTGACTGATATTAGGGAAGAACTTGTTAAAAAGGTAGCTGACGACTTGAGAATAAAGGGTATTGAATCTATGGCTTTGCCGCTTGATGTTGGTGATGAACAACAGGCAGAAGATGCCGTAAATCAAGTAGTAGCAAGATACGGGCATCTCGATATACTCATTAATAATGCAGGAATTGATGTAACACTGCCTGTCGATGAGATCTCTATTGCTGATTGGGATCGTATCATTCAGGTAAACTTACGCGGCCCGTTTCTTATGTCAAAATACGCATTGAGTGTTATGAAACAGCGTGGCAGAGGCCATATCGTAAATATTGTATCTACTGCAGCAAAAAGAACGTGGGCGAATGCATCTGCATACCATGCAAGTAAATGGGGACTTCTCGGCTTTAGCCATGCACTTCATGTAGAGGCCAGAAGGCAAAATATTAAAGTGATAGCGGTAATAAGTGGCGGGATGCGCACACCGTTTCTTCTGGAGAGATTTCCCGATATAGATTTGAATACACTTCAGGAGCCAAAAAACGTTGCAGAGACTGTTAAGTTTGTGTTGATGCTGCCTGATGAGACGGTTATACCAGAGGTAATGGTCCTTCCCATGCGTGAGACATCCTGGCCTTAA
- a CDS encoding ISAzo13 family transposase: MIKLTGKEQEKIFLKILNTLNEAQTRWFVAREAMLLGHGGIKKICDITGLSKPTVIRGIKELKSKGTLGTLYEEGRIRQPGGGRKKIEEKNPEILRILKNIVNETTANDPKSLLTWTTKSTYQISDQIKELGYSISEDTVQRRLKELEYSLQFNGKMWKGISRKEREHQFQCINSLAKKHIREGNPVISVDIKKKERRDRVKNSDKRLSPKGYSDQIHRYGLSTLSDNKTTAFGSYDIQKNNGMATVEVSRDAIEFTAESVKEWWFLFGSKQYPHAKSIMICINGSENNGLHGEEWKYYLQKISDEIQKRITVCYSPPGISKWSNVEYKTFSFVSMNRKGESLINFETVIQVINSPASKTSKKRPLFDTDNRKIEMGITDYEMTELRSEFQGTPLQWNFTIVPEKNESRESKERVRYNNLQEQISHV; encoded by the coding sequence ATGATAAAGTTAACAGGCAAAGAACAAGAAAAAATTTTCTTAAAGATTTTGAATACGCTCAATGAGGCACAAACCCGGTGGTTTGTTGCCAGAGAAGCTATGCTTCTTGGACACGGAGGAATCAAAAAAATATGTGATATTACTGGTTTATCAAAACCTACGGTAATAAGAGGGATAAAAGAGCTTAAATCAAAAGGGACATTAGGGACATTGTACGAAGAGGGGAGGATCCGCCAACCCGGAGGAGGACGAAAAAAGATAGAAGAAAAGAATCCTGAAATTTTACGTATACTAAAGAATATTGTAAACGAGACAACAGCAAATGATCCGAAAAGCTTGCTTACATGGACAACGAAATCTACGTATCAGATCAGCGATCAAATAAAGGAGCTAGGGTATTCTATAAGTGAGGATACCGTTCAGAGAAGGCTTAAAGAGTTGGAGTATTCTTTACAATTTAATGGAAAAATGTGGAAAGGGATTTCACGTAAAGAGCGCGAACATCAGTTTCAGTGTATAAATAGCCTTGCAAAAAAGCATATTCGTGAAGGAAATCCGGTAATATCGGTTGATATAAAAAAGAAAGAACGAAGAGATAGAGTTAAAAATTCTGATAAAAGATTATCCCCAAAAGGATATTCAGACCAAATACACAGATATGGTCTTTCCACATTATCTGATAACAAAACAACAGCTTTTGGATCGTACGATATTCAGAAAAATAATGGAATGGCCACTGTTGAAGTATCTCGTGATGCGATAGAGTTTACCGCAGAGAGTGTTAAAGAGTGGTGGTTTCTCTTTGGATCTAAACAATATCCTCATGCAAAAAGTATTATGATTTGTATAAATGGCTCAGAAAATAACGGTCTTCATGGTGAAGAATGGAAATACTATTTACAAAAAATATCTGATGAAATACAGAAACGTATCACGGTATGTTATTCTCCTCCGGGGATAAGCAAATGGAGTAATGTAGAGTATAAAACGTTTTCTTTTGTCAGTATGAACCGGAAAGGAGAATCGTTGATAAACTTTGAAACTGTTATCCAGGTAATCAACTCTCCCGCGTCGAAAACTTCAAAAAAGAGACCTCTTTTTGATACGGATAATCGTAAAATAGAGATGGGAATAACAGATTACGAAATGACAGAATTAAGGAGCGAATTCCAGGGAACACCTTTACAATGGAATTTTACTATTGTACCAGAAAAGAATGAGAGCAGAGAGAGCAAAGAGAGAGTGCGTTATAACAACCTCCAGGAACAAATATCGCATGTTTAG